The Scleropages formosus chromosome 9, fSclFor1.1, whole genome shotgun sequence DNA segment cagagatgtgAAGGGTTGAGCATTTCCCAAAATCTATCATCACTTCAGTTCATTCGAAATCTTGACTGCAGAGCAACTTacggtgatttacagtgatttacggTGACAACTTCCACACACAATTGGGTAATTTCGCTGAAGGAATAATCAGGGTAAATTCCTTGATAAACAGTACTGTAGTTGGAGGTGTGATTATAACCTGGGTCTTTTCAGTGCAAACAGCCGCTACACCTTATTTCcaaagtagtagtagtagtaataataataataataataataataataataataatatcataatCACCATCATGTGGTAAAACAGAGTACATCCATCTCCTCTCTTCGAAAGGTAACTAGAAAGTTATTCACAGTGTTTATAAAGTTGATGCTTTTAGAAAGTTCATGCAATATTAGCACTTTTTATAATTGCAGGTGTTCTATATGCGTGATGATGATtttgatgatgaggaggagcaggacaagGATGAAAAGGATCGCGATGGTGGTGCCAATGATGATTtcgatgatgacgacgatgatgataatgccgttgatgatgatgatgatgatgatgaggaggaggaggaggagggacccAGAGGACAAGGAGACTGAGAGGAAGGAGCTCCGCTCTGACCAGTGTGTGCCTGTGCTCATCAGCCCGACCCTGAGCCCCGCGCTCCCGCAGCACTGTGACAGGTGATGAAGCACGCACCTGAGCGCCCGCGAGGACAGGTACGCACACCGAGGCCACGCCCACTCCAGTGCCGGCGCTTCGCTTGGTCTGTAATCGTCCTCCTGTTGGGTCTTCGCGGACACCTGTCACCTGTTCTCCTGCAGCGCGCCCGCACGCCGAGCGCTTCTCTCGCGCTCCTCTCGCGCCCGTTTCGTGCGTGCTGCGTGACACCGAGGaacacgagagagagagagagagagagagagaaagagagagagagagagagaaagaaagagcgaGAACGAGTGCGCGctccccgccccgccccccccagcgCTACTTTAACTACGGACAAATTGAACAGAGACGTTTAATTCCCGCCAAGCGCGTGGCGTCCGATGATGGGTCACAGTTCCCCGTCTGAGCCCGTTTCTAATTTATTATTCTGATTGTTGCTGCTACAATGAAATATCCGTTATTAACTATTGCGTCTCTGTTAGTAGGTCGGcgcgaataataataataataacaatcataataataataataataataataataatagtttctTGAGCGCAAGTGACCGCCAATGACCGCCAGAGGGAGACAAAGTCCTtcgctcccctcccctccccgagTCCTctagcatattattattattagtagtattattattattattattattactattattattattattcgtaACTCAAACAGAATCACACTTAAAGCACACATACTTTTCTGCATGAGGAGGAGGTTTTTTCTCCTCGGAGAGCAAAAGTGAGACATAACTTTATTAGGACAGTAAAACTACCTTTTCCTGAGATAATAATTAGTATTAACTCCTACTGTTAGGAATTACTGCATCTTCTTTTAATGAAGAAAGAACCTCCTTAATTTTGAAAGATACCATTGACCCTTAGTAAGTTGAGCACTCTCAGTTTACCACACTGCTGTGTACAGTTATTGTGCTTGTGTGCCTTAATAGCAGCAACCATGTGTTACGGTGACTCTTCAGCTGTGAGCACCACTGGTGCGAggagggctgtgtgtgtgtgtgtgtgtgtgtgtgtgtgtgtgtgtgtgtgtgtgtcgctgtgaAGAGATGCGATGTCTCCAGTGCGGACATGCAGCAGTGTCCACGACCGCCAGCATGGCTTTGTCTCTGTGTGACTGCGGCTCTGTGATGCTCTGTGTCGCCGTGCCACACAAAAGGTCTCGCGGTGGTTATTATTGCACTAATCCCCCTTTACAGGGACGGGAAAGAGCGAGAGAcgcggtggggggtggggggtggtgagCACCAGAACCCAGCAAGTTCATTTAACATCCCCCTCAAAGGaggagtgcgtgtgtgtgtgtgtgtgtgtgtgtgtgtgtgtgtgtgtgtgtgtgtgtgtgtgtttgtgtgtaagtgagagagagagagagagagagagagagagagagagagaaaacaccTTTTTGCCTCTTCTTGACCATAGTAATTACACTCATAAATTACCATCAATTTCTGCAACTCTGTGCAGCTGAGGAGGAGATATAGGGGACTGTGACCCCACATGatgcaaaataatttgaaatagaGAGTAGGAAATGTAGTAAATCATCTAAAAAGTGGGTTCATGATCATAAAGGTgcaaggctgtgtgtgtgtgtgtgtgtgtgtgtgtgtgtgtgtgtgtgtgtgtgtgtatgagattGCATGTCTTGAGTTGAGGCTTAATTCAGTTCAGGGTGTATCCTACTCCATGCACTGActttctgggatagactctggaccaccatgactctgTAGTGGACAAATCATTACTGACAGATTGACGGACGGACGGCCAGTTGGATGTTAAAGAAGAGCAAATGCATGAGAATAACATTCAAATCAGAAAAAGTGACAAATCTGACCAGAATATTCACTGGAAGATGAAATGATGAGACTAATGTGATTATAATCTGGGAACATCTGGAGAAGGTTGAATTCTCTTGAAAAAATGGTGATGATGGAAGAAGTGGGAGGAGATAAAGATGAGAAGCAACCAGGAaaatggactcaatcacagggACAATGGACCCACCCCTTTCTTCACTAAGGACTAAGGACATCAGtagaggacagaactttctggagacACTCTATTTACTTGTCATCAAGAGTCAACATTGGCGGGATGGCATTGAAcaacatgaatgaaaatgagtaaaaaacaaaaccaagtcTGGAAAAGCACTCCAACAATACAGATATTTCACACTAGTAAAAAATAGAAGACAgttaaaaatactgtttttattttaagaaaccactacaaaaacaacaacaaacatttGAACAATAGCCATGATGACGGCGAGAATAAATGGTGAGAACAGTGGTTACCTTACAGCAGAGGTAAATGAAAACCacagaacaataaatacatagttaaataaagaataaataacaaatgtacCTACGCTAACCTAAATAGTCTACCCTGCTGATGTCATCCAGGGATGAAAACTTATAGGTCATCGGAAGTAGGGGAGTTTCACAACTAGTGCTAAGCATGGTTGTGAGATCACAAACGTGTGGTGACTGGAATCACTCTGTCTCGGGGACCCAGAGCAGTTTTCTGTCAGTTAAAGACAAGTGGAGACATACTGGGTGACAGGTGTGAAGAACCTGGTACACTGACCATGGAGAAGGTGAGGTTATAGGCAAGACAAGCTGCTGCACTCCAAAGCCAAGCAGTGAAGTGGGAAGCAAGTCATTGTTGAGGATTACCTCGCAATGTAAGGACCAGGATGTTTGACGGGTATCTTGAGATGTGAGGACCCCCTCGAGGTTTAGTGCTGCTGCTACTGTTAATGAAAAGCGATTGTTATGACTGAGGTCTGCAGATTGTAGATGAGGTAGTCTTTCGTTTGATCAATAGCATCAACCCGAGGCTGCAGCTATCCAGATCGCTTGTGCAAACATTAAGTGTGACGAGACCATACTGTATAAAGCCATATTTTCTCTCTTCTTGTTGCAAATGGATGAGCTACAAAGGTCCAAGAATATAAACATTTCCTAGTTTGCTTTTGATTCAGTTTCCTTCACTGCaaaattttgtcaaatttctGTTGTGAACATGAGCTGTGCTTACCCTCCGAAacgatagatggcagtaaagagcgcTCAAACAGTACAGCAGTGTGAGACCACATTCGAATCTTCTTCATCACTGTTTACAATTTGTGTCTAGTGCTCCTGAGTGCAGCCAGTTAATGAGTTTACATATTtctcttttcagtcattttagaatagttttaattttaacgtAGCTGAAAATTAATTGAAACGTTAAAGTCTCAATCATTTTTTGTAGCTACATCTAAAATTTTTGCAGAActtgacaaataaataaattgaaggatTTCTGTATTTTGAACATTTCACTGAGAGGAAGTTAGTGGTAAATCTAGTTAAGAACAAATTTTAGGCCCAGTTCGTAAGTTGAAGGGAAATTTATGCTTCTTCTCAGGCAGTAAACACCATCTCACCCCTTTGCTCCCATATGAGCCTTTAGTCCCCGTTAGTTTCCCCATGGAATTCACATCCACGATTTTTTGCTCTTGCCCTTGGTAGCACTGGTACTCATGAATCAATCATGGTCATGGTGGAAAATTTCCCCTCTGTCCGAGCAGCACTATGACCCCCTGCGTCCACTCAAACCGGGCCTTACGTTTagtctgaaacatttttcacaccAACCAGACATGCACAAACCACACAGCAAGTGAAAATGTATCACAAATTGCAAGAAAAAACTTTTCACTACAGTTTTGATTGACTGTACAACACAAATGCTTGActaattttcagcaatttttttcGCTAATATATTTCAAATACATTCTTAGGTtctcatttcatgtttttctttatcaCTGTTCCGCTGTCATGCTGACGAATTGCAATGGCATCCATCTGAGCTTTGGTTGATGGCATTAAAACAGTCCAGAGCTCCTTATATGCATCACTGGGTGAGGATCATTAATACATCACACCATTGTAAGACAACACTGTTGTAGTGCAAAAAAAGCTAGAAAAAGCTCCAAATACGCCATGTGCAGGTTCGCGGCACCCCACAGCAACGCACTGAAAAGACTCTTTGGGACCCATGAACCCTTGACCCCTTCTGAGAGGATGATGGTGTAAAATGAAGGATCCATGTTTATCGGTTCTTAGAAATGATCGattatttattgattgttaGCAGCTTGACCAATTTATGTGACATGATGTTCTCACATAATTCCAGTGGAGGAAGGGTAGTTGGCCATTTTAGCCTAATTTTACCATGCTCATGATCCCACCGCCCTTCCTGGTTATCTCTGCTATGGAAAACTTTGATTTCAATTTCAATCCATATCTGTTGAGACATTGATGTTAAACAATATTTGCTGCTTCCACCCTGATTTAAGAATTTCCATCCACTCCGTTAATACACATCACAATCTCACAGATTTTTCAATTAACATAATTTTATAATTCCCCCCACACCTGGAACTGGAATGCCGTGACTTAGTCCACTTGATGACAGCTCTCTTTCTGAACCCTCACACGTAATAGTCGGTAGGAGATGAGGGCTGGTTGACGTGAGTGGGCGGAGCCTCACCTGTGCTAATGAGCTTCTCGTAACGAGCTTTGTAGGCATCTCTCTCCCTGAGCACCCGGGAGAGCTCACACTGCAGCTGTTCCAGCTGTaagagacaaagaaagagagaaatggtCAGGCTGTTATTCAttgtttatatttcattaaagaaaaataaaataattagtgTAGTATATACTAAACTACTTATAaagtatttgtttgtttgtttgtttatcctTTAATTTCTTTACTTGCATTTTCTAACATTTCTCTCATTTGCAAAGTAAAAACAGTGACTTCCGAGAAGACAACTAGTAGTATAGTGATtagcactgttgcctttgggcgcaaaagttcaaatctcacttccgGTTGTAGTCtcttgaccaaagtacttaccctgaatcactccagtaaaactacctagctgtataacTGGATAAATAATCAcaaatcactttagagaaaagcatcatttaaatgagtgaatgtaaaaaTTAACCTGCATTTCCAGACTaggccattagttggcagtaaagagcaccaatACAGTATTGGATTGGGActgcatgtacagtattcaGTTACACAGTACTCAGAGAGTTTATCTGGTGATCAATAATAAGATGACAAACACTGCATATGTTTATGGGTGTACAGGATAACAAATGTTATTAAATAGTTTGAGCAGTATTGTATTTTATCAATATTGAATTATAGGAAGTGTTTAGCTATCGTCACTGCAGCACAAGGTGGCACAACAACCAAGCGAAAGGGGGCaactatttttttccacacagcgCCAGTGGTTGTTGGATAAATGCAATAACAGAGGAAATCAGGAAGGGGCAAAGTTGTACCTTAACTTCCAACAACAACTGGCTCTTGAAGTTAGTTTGTAACTCAGAATTGTTTATAAACTATTtcacaatcaatgaaagctTCATAATCTGGGTGAGTCCttcaatttattcatgtttgGCACAGTTAAAATCTTCGGGTAATGCTAAAATGAAtcgaaaatgcaattaaaaacaacttacatttacatttacatttattcatttagcagatgcttttcttcaaagcgacaaacatcttgTAGACAATGCAATTTGTATTTATAgatagtttccttcaccatatgcaccgatgttcatcacacaagtggATGCATAAAACTAtcgccaattcctaatcaccttcctagtaatttatacacatgtatataacatataaatatatatacatctaaacatttacattgcattgcaggagtggctctgtataGGACTGACCCGAGCAcaatcatgaacatttataccttacatgagaTAAAGAGATCACTTAACTTAAAAAACTTAGAAACGTTAATGTCAAAACTGCATTAAAGTCACATTCAAAATTTATGTTGAATGTTCAAAATACAAGGAGCAAGTTTCTTTCTGAATTGAACGGGAATAACTGGTTaaactgagttacaaacagaacaagttacaaacagacatTCACATTCAGTCCCAGTTTGTGTTCATAAGTCGGGAAACTTGTGTGCGATCATGGTAAAATGGCACGAACAACTACCTCAGCTACCTACAATACTCTGACCAGTGTTACCATAGCAACGGCTGCCAGTTACCTGCTGCGTTAGCATGTGCTTTTCGGACTCGAGCGCGTGGCGATGCTGCAGGCGCTTGTAGCGGCAGGACTGGGCGTAGCCGCGGTTCTTGAGCGTGCGTCGTTTCTGCTTCAGCCGCAGCACTTCATCCTTGCTGACCCCGCGCAGGTGGCGGTTGAGCTCGCGCACCGACAGGCTGACCAGCTGCTCGTCGGAGAAGCGCTGCTCCACGGAGCACTGTGACACGCAGTGGCACGCAGGAACACCATCAATACGTGCGCACGTGTTCATAATTACAATCGGTGTATTGGCATCTGgccttgcaaaaataaaatattttatttaatgttttaagatTGCAGTGCCTGAAAAAGAAGTAATTACATGTTCAATATTAGCTTGTTTGAAAATTCTGTCATGTACTGGCGACGCATCCAGGTTGATTGGCCGAGggtcctgtgcttccaggataggctccggacagCGGCGACCCTGACTCCCTGACTTGAACAGGCTATTGAAGCAATGCTGAGTGAAGCAATCAATATATGgaataacataaaattatttattgtaattattattttcataaatatttacaaatacttataaatatttctatttgtaattattattttttttactgttaaattttATGCAAGTAAATCACTATGAATATTGCAATACATACAATCATTTTTTAGTAAGTTTTACCCCACtttgcaatttctttttttttttaaatatggcaaaaatgcaaaaaaagaataatattgTGACACACTCGACAGTCCAGTTATTCCAATATCCAATGACCTGTGGTCCAGTCAAGCGCAGGTGacctgtaatatttttttctttttttgcagttctgctttttttactgatgtattgtcctttttttctttctgttaatgATATTACAActtctaaattatttttctgttctaGGAGGTTTGTACTTTTTGAATGTGAAAGAGATTATGCCATTGTCAGGGGTGAATTGTTtcacttttacatgtattcatttaatggacactttcctgcaaagcgACTTGATAGTgtaaagctgcttacactgattttcccattcatgcagcggggtaattttacaggagcaatttaggatggGTAtctagctcaagggtactgccggggagatttgaaccagtaaattctagatccaaaggcagcaacttttcTTTCCTGAATTTCTAAAATTGTGCTTAGAGCAATATTGAGCACAGAGCACAGATACGGATGACCTGCAGGACACAGTTCACGGAAACAGAACTACACGTGTCACAAGCAAAGCTCACGTGAAGCAGCAGGTGACACGTGAGTTGAGACACAATAGGCTGCAGATCAGAGAGTCGTCACCGCGGTGCCCGTTCCTATGGCCTCAGTGCACGGGTTAGTGCGCGGGAGGCGCATTTGGGCTCCACATGGCACTAATCTGTCataactgctgctgctgatccGACAGAGTGCCTGTGACACTGAGCGGGATTACTCTGAACAATAATAGCTGATATAATCCCAGAGGTGTTTCCTGATACAGAACACACCCACCCCGCCCGAAGAACATGATGCTCCCACGGATTAAGGCGATCCCTCCGCTGAGGTTCCAGCACAAACCCATGTTCTACACCTGACAACTTCCTGTTTAAAGCTGGGCTTCTGGCCTGAAAATGAAGACCTCAAGCTCTTCTTTCACTTTTCTAACAGGAATCAGCTACcagtttttattgtatttttcagaGCACACTGGGTGGCCAATGTGGAGACAAAAACTGgcaccagaagtctgttcataattttttttgtggttctgaagtcacttttaccactaagtcacaaccAGTTAAAGGTTAACAATACAGACGtcacttcatttatttactggttaggtgctgtaaaaatacaaaatataagatattaaaattaaactattactttattaaaataaatttataatgaACATTTAAGTAACCCTTGTTTACTTAAGTAAACCCGTTTTCTAAATAAGTTAGCTGTTTGTCGACAAATGCTGACCTTAAGTAAACCGATTGCTGATGATTcatccaaaaaaatgcaaaaatgcaaaattcatcATCTTTCTATTGATCACCAAccctgaggaacaccagacatgacatgtaaacactgtggaactgaaatgaaataagGTGGTCTCTGCCATAccctttactgccacctattggcttgACAGGTAAACACAAGTTGTATTTGCAAAGGTATAGATAACAGGTGTAATAGATATTatgttaaaatgttcattataaatttattttaattgtattacctctacaaattaataataaatttttttaatcctttttataatatatatatatatatatatatatatatatatatatatatctggtATATATCTGCACCATAGAGATTGTGATGTctgcattattaaccttttattgatcATGAATTAATGGTAAACGTGACTTCAGAACCATTAACAAAAATTACAGACTTTCGTTGccaaataaaacatctttacatgtaaaaaactgaataaataaataaataaaccggAGAATGATTGTATCTTTAAAATGAATCTTCTTGACTACAGCTTTGACTACAGagtctccccccccacccctgtaCACTGTccacaatgcattgtgggagcaGAACGTAACACACATCGTGGAACGTGCACACGAGGCACACGCACACGGATATCCAACGTGCACATGGCAGACTGAAGAGTGACAGCTACACAGTGTCACTCATAATCTCTCCTTGTGCTCTATGATCATCCTTCAATGATAGCTGGAGGTAGTTTGAAAGTagcttcaagttaataaaaaaatattaaaattaaaagtggcaagttttttttttctttttttttaatcgtacCACAGAATTTCAGAGAAGAGAGAAGGCATCAGGGAAGATCTGTTTTATAAAGTTTTCACTGGGTGTGAGTGGGTGGTGGAAATGCCAATGGAGGTATGAATAAACTGAAGTACAAACACTCTTCCATCCTGGTTGTGCTCGGAAGTTGAAGAGCCAATGTAATTCCACTCTTTCTCGTTTCCATCGCTcccctctgtctgtctctctctctgtcactccctAGATTCCACTctccgcccccccacccacctgaACAGTACCTGAGTGAGTTGgagatggtgatggtgatggtaATGATGAAGATTATGTCCTTGCAAAGGGTGGTGCGAATGGTGGTGAAGATGATGGTTGTGGTGGTGTGGGTTTTGATGGTGTCGATTCTGGGGGCTGGGCGGGTGAGGGTAGGGGCCCGAGCAGGCTGACGGTGCCCCGGGGAGCGTGGTCGGATCAGTGGGGAGAAGGTAGGCTGGCCGCTGACCGCTTTCCACCATCTTGGACCCAGAGGAGAGGTCGGTGCTGCTGTCGTTGCTTGAGTCCTGGAAGCTGCTGCAGCTTTGACCCAATGCGGGGAACTAGGAGGAAAGGAGGTGGAAGTCAAAGAGTGGATGAGAAGTCCGGAAGCTTCCGCAGAATGAAAAAGAATCAATAGAGAAGTGAGCATTCGCTACGCTGCGACACAAGTCATAAAGACTGCATATCTGACGTGATACACATTGGTAACATgcttattttcagttattttaaaacagtatttttacagGATATAACGAGCAGATACATTGAGgaacatctgtatttttttagctttatttattgttgtgaaaagttagatttattcattcagctgatatttttttctacattgacttacaatgttaagcagtttgcaattatttatgtgtttataaaCCTGGGAGATTTTCccagaaatgcataaataccttactcaggggtactacagtgggaagtgaaatttaaaccagcaa contains these protein-coding regions:
- the LOC108922757 gene encoding transcription factor MafA-like, producing MSSPPLSEPSLPPSPLAMEYLNDFDLLKFEVKADTPPPSLYPKSSGPEASSPRPLDSSVRSSPCESLPPSPTLSDAQPPPSSSSSTSSSFPLPPANSHATVLHPISGTTSLEDLIWLAALQQQLGAGETLGALDRGAVGAYLGGEDAVEALLSSQFPALGQSCSSFQDSSNDSSTDLSSGSKMVESAPRIDTIKTHTTTTIIFTTIRTTLCKDIIFIITITITISNSLSLFKSGSQGRRCPEPILEAQDPRPINLDASPCSVEQRFSDEQLVSLSVRELNRHLRGVSKDEVLRLKQKRRTLKNRGYAQSCRYKRLQHRHALESEKHMLTQQLEQLQCELSRVLRERDAYKARYEKLISTGEAPPTHVNQPSSPTDYYV